The following proteins come from a genomic window of Streptomyces sp. NBC_01716:
- a CDS encoding alginate lyase family protein, protein MRPGVIPRVLGLSAALGGLIAAAFMAPASAGTPAPAGQRAADTPPAAAKTLSAKAVAAPANFTHPGVGVSRPQLDFVRGKVQAGAQPWKAAYDQMMGSKYASLSRVPKPRAVVECGSYSNPNNGCTDEREDAIAAYTTALAWYINRDDRYAKKSIELMDAWSNTIRDHTNSNAPLQTAWAGSSWPKAAEIIKYTYTSWPNSGRFSTMLRDVYLPEIINGSGSNGNWELSMNEAAIGIAVHLEDRGAYDKTVGIFRNRVPAFIYLPSDGALPKTVPGSGLDTRDEIVRYWHNQSTFMQGLAQETCRDLTHTGYGLSAISHVAETSRIQGQDLYPEVGERLRHAFGLHTKYQNGEPVPGNLCGGSLKDNLGPISEVAFNALGNRLGNAMTNTQQYTERMRPQGTNNLFVAWETLTHANNPA, encoded by the coding sequence ATGCGCCCCGGAGTCATCCCCAGAGTCCTCGGCCTGTCCGCCGCGCTCGGCGGCCTGATCGCGGCGGCCTTCATGGCCCCCGCCTCGGCAGGGACCCCAGCCCCGGCAGGCCAACGGGCGGCGGACACACCGCCCGCCGCCGCCAAGACCCTCTCGGCGAAGGCCGTCGCAGCCCCGGCGAACTTCACCCACCCCGGTGTCGGCGTCAGCCGCCCCCAACTCGACTTCGTCCGCGGCAAGGTGCAGGCGGGCGCGCAGCCGTGGAAGGCCGCGTACGACCAGATGATGGGGAGCAAGTACGCCTCCCTGTCCCGGGTCCCCAAGCCCCGCGCGGTCGTGGAGTGCGGCTCGTACTCCAACCCCAACAACGGCTGCACGGACGAGCGTGAGGACGCGATAGCCGCGTACACCACCGCGCTGGCCTGGTACATCAACCGGGACGACCGCTACGCCAAGAAGTCCATCGAGCTGATGGACGCCTGGTCCAACACGATCCGAGACCACACCAACAGCAACGCGCCGCTCCAGACCGCGTGGGCCGGTTCCTCGTGGCCCAAGGCCGCCGAGATCATCAAGTACACGTACACCAGCTGGCCCAATTCGGGCCGCTTCTCGACGATGCTGCGCGACGTGTACCTGCCGGAGATCATCAACGGCTCGGGCTCCAACGGCAACTGGGAGCTCAGCATGAACGAGGCCGCGATCGGCATCGCGGTCCATCTGGAGGACCGGGGAGCCTACGACAAGACGGTCGGCATCTTCCGCAACCGTGTTCCCGCGTTCATCTATCTGCCCTCCGACGGTGCGCTGCCGAAGACCGTGCCCGGCAGCGGCCTCGACACCCGCGACGAGATCGTCCGCTACTGGCACAACCAGTCGACCTTCATGCAGGGGCTCGCGCAGGAGACCTGCCGCGACCTGACCCACACCGGCTACGGCCTCTCCGCCATCTCGCACGTTGCGGAGACCAGCCGCATCCAGGGCCAGGACCTGTACCCGGAGGTCGGCGAGAGGCTGCGGCACGCGTTCGGGCTGCACACCAAGTACCAGAACGGCGAGCCCGTCCCCGGCAACCTCTGCGGCGGCAGCCTGAAGGACAACCTCGGACCGATCAGCGAGGTCGCCTTCAACGCGCTGGGCAACCGGCTGGGCAACGCCATGACCAACACCCAGCAGTACACGGAGCGGATGCGCCCGCAGGGCACGAACAACCTGTTCGTCGCGTGGGAGACGCTGACGCACGCCAACAACCCGGCGTGA
- a CDS encoding helix-turn-helix domain-containing protein, which yields MGRSEKIPAETAEFAKRLRALKERTDRSYGSLATQLHLGASTLHRYCHGHALPVDYAPVERLAKVVGATSAERVELHRLWLRAHSARTDEGGGAVAAGDAAETVAVPVAEPEPVREAEPEPEPGRDPTADADTNTDTDTGTAQPVGTADDFDPDPPPAAATAPPLSRPRASRLRRRQIVGAALAVVTVLGGTVIVAADLGSPDSRSDRSGPRLADPGPNGPLDPPSPSARSSTPSAKASASQSGSGPKASPSGSIGAGKTEAGGTGGDGGRSGGKKPGAGTGTAKPLVWAADSHKWQSDCAHTYLINRAPSAVPPPPNSQDARQWATALGAVHGNSSITQATLNAAAGAGPVVVQEVFVRVVGRRAPLGWNAYEMSNGCGGSITPAVFTVDLDASRPIVRPVDGGSEEGPLPAPRLPYQVTASEPLVLRVEASTNGCDCDWYLEVRWTAGDRTGVARIDDGGRPFRTSAAGGKVYGHDYESGKWMGP from the coding sequence ATGGGCCGTTCGGAGAAGATCCCGGCGGAGACGGCGGAGTTCGCGAAGCGTCTGCGTGCCCTGAAGGAGAGAACCGACCGGAGTTACGGTTCGCTCGCCACCCAGCTCCACCTCGGCGCGTCGACGTTGCACCGCTACTGCCACGGGCACGCGCTGCCCGTCGACTACGCCCCCGTGGAGCGGCTGGCGAAGGTGGTCGGCGCGACGTCGGCCGAGCGTGTGGAGCTGCACCGCCTGTGGCTGCGGGCGCACTCGGCGCGTACGGATGAAGGGGGCGGGGCCGTCGCCGCGGGGGACGCCGCCGAGACGGTCGCTGTCCCGGTCGCCGAGCCGGAGCCCGTACGTGAAGCCGAACCGGAGCCGGAGCCGGGCCGTGACCCGACCGCCGATGCCGACACCAACACAGACACCGACACCGGTACGGCCCAGCCGGTCGGCACGGCCGACGACTTCGACCCCGATCCGCCGCCCGCCGCCGCCACGGCCCCGCCCCTGTCACGTCCCCGCGCGTCCCGGCTGCGCCGCCGTCAGATAGTCGGTGCCGCGCTCGCCGTCGTCACCGTCCTCGGCGGCACCGTCATCGTCGCGGCCGACCTCGGGAGCCCCGACTCGCGGAGCGACAGGAGCGGTCCGCGTCTCGCCGATCCCGGCCCGAACGGACCCCTCGATCCGCCCTCGCCGTCCGCCCGGTCCAGCACCCCGTCGGCGAAGGCGAGCGCCTCGCAGTCCGGCTCCGGTCCGAAGGCGTCACCGTCCGGTTCCATCGGTGCCGGAAAGACGGAGGCGGGCGGCACCGGCGGGGACGGCGGCCGGTCCGGCGGGAAGAAGCCCGGAGCCGGGACGGGCACAGCGAAGCCGCTGGTGTGGGCCGCGGACAGCCACAAGTGGCAGTCGGACTGCGCCCATACGTATCTGATCAACCGCGCCCCCTCCGCCGTACCGCCGCCGCCCAACTCCCAGGACGCGCGGCAGTGGGCGACGGCGCTCGGCGCGGTGCACGGCAACTCGTCTATCACGCAGGCCACGCTGAACGCGGCGGCGGGCGCGGGTCCTGTCGTCGTCCAGGAGGTGTTCGTCCGGGTGGTGGGCCGGCGGGCGCCGCTCGGCTGGAACGCGTACGAGATGAGCAACGGCTGCGGCGGCTCGATCACCCCCGCCGTGTTCACCGTCGACCTGGACGCGTCGCGGCCGATCGTGCGCCCGGTCGACGGGGGGAGCGAGGAGGGGCCGCTGCCCGCGCCCAGGCTTCCCTATCAGGTGACGGCGAGCGAACCGCTCGTGCTGAGGGTCGAGGCGAGCACCAACGGCTGCGACTGCGACTGGTATCTGGAGGTGCGCTGGACTGCCGGGGACCGTACGGGCGTCGCGCGCATCGACGACGGCGGCCGGCCGTTCCGTACGAGCGCGGCGGGCGGCAAGGTGTACGGACACGACTACGAGTCCGGGAAATGGATGGGACCCTGA
- a CDS encoding M4 family metallopeptidase: MRPTPSRRITATGALIAVTALLAVGVQAGTAAAAPDAAPSAPVAGKADPGALPKALSPAQRAELIREANATKAATAGELGLGAEEKLVVRDVVQDRDGTTHTRYERTYAGLPVLGGDLVVATTKAGATQAVTKASRTALKSVDINADVPAAAAEKQALSAAKAEGSTKAAADRAPRKVVWLAENKPTLAYETVVGGVQKGGTPNELHVVTDAATGEKLFEWQGVHEGTGNTQYSGQVTLGTAPSFTLTDTGRGNHKTYNLNRGSSGTGTLFSGPDDIWGNGSPSNAETAGADAHFGAALTWDYFKDVHGRTGIRGDGVGAYSRVHYGNNYVNAFWQDSCFCMTYGDGSGNSKPLTSIDVAAHEMSHGVTSNTAGLIYSGESGGLNEATSDIFAAAVEFKAANAQDVGDYLVGEKIDINGNGSPLRYMDKPSKDGASKDYWYSGIGSVDVHYSSGPANHFFYLLSEGSGAKTVNGVSYDSATSDGLPVTGIGRDKAEQIWFKALTTKFTSTTNYAAARTGTLAVAGELYGTSSAEYKSVADAWAGISVGTRPGGSGGTVYESTGAVAIPDNGAAVTSTVNVTGRTGNAPAALPVGVDITHTWRGDLVVDLVAPDGTVYPLKSASSGDSADDVVETYNVNASSEVANGAWKLRVQDVASQDTGRINSVKLTFP, from the coding sequence GTGAGACCCACGCCCAGCCGTCGTATCACCGCGACCGGCGCTCTGATCGCTGTCACAGCCCTTCTCGCCGTCGGCGTCCAGGCCGGCACCGCCGCCGCCGCCCCCGACGCGGCCCCCTCGGCGCCGGTCGCCGGCAAGGCCGACCCCGGCGCGCTCCCCAAGGCCCTCTCCCCCGCCCAGCGCGCCGAGCTGATACGCGAGGCGAACGCCACCAAGGCGGCGACGGCCGGCGAACTCGGCCTCGGTGCCGAGGAGAAGCTCGTCGTACGCGACGTCGTCCAGGACCGTGACGGCACCACGCACACCCGCTACGAGCGCACCTACGCCGGCCTCCCCGTCCTCGGCGGTGACCTCGTCGTCGCCACCACGAAGGCGGGCGCCACCCAGGCGGTCACCAAGGCCTCCAGGACGGCCCTCAAGTCGGTCGACATCAACGCCGACGTGCCGGCAGCGGCGGCGGAGAAGCAGGCGCTGTCCGCGGCCAAGGCCGAGGGGTCGACCAAGGCCGCGGCCGACCGCGCGCCGCGCAAGGTCGTCTGGCTGGCGGAGAACAAGCCGACCCTCGCGTACGAGACGGTCGTCGGCGGTGTCCAGAAGGGCGGCACCCCGAACGAGCTGCACGTGGTGACCGACGCCGCCACCGGCGAGAAGCTCTTCGAGTGGCAGGGCGTCCACGAGGGCACGGGCAACACCCAGTACAGCGGTCAGGTCACGCTCGGCACGGCCCCCTCGTTCACGCTGACCGACACGGGCCGGGGCAACCACAAGACGTACAACCTGAACCGCGGTTCATCCGGCACCGGCACCCTCTTCTCCGGCCCGGACGACATCTGGGGCAACGGCTCCCCCTCCAACGCGGAGACCGCCGGCGCCGACGCGCACTTCGGCGCGGCCCTCACCTGGGACTACTTCAAGGACGTGCACGGCCGCACCGGCATCAGGGGCGACGGCGTCGGCGCGTACTCACGCGTGCACTACGGCAACAACTACGTCAACGCCTTCTGGCAGGACAGCTGCTTCTGCATGACGTACGGCGACGGCTCGGGCAACTCGAAGCCGCTGACCTCCATCGACGTGGCCGCCCACGAGATGTCGCACGGCGTCACCTCGAACACCGCGGGCCTCATCTACAGCGGTGAGTCCGGTGGCCTCAACGAGGCGACCTCGGACATCTTCGCCGCCGCCGTCGAGTTCAAGGCCGCCAACGCCCAGGACGTCGGCGACTACCTGGTCGGCGAGAAGATCGACATCAACGGCAACGGCAGCCCGCTGCGCTACATGGACAAGCCCAGCAAGGACGGGGCGTCCAAGGACTACTGGTACTCGGGCATCGGCAGCGTCGACGTCCACTACTCGTCGGGCCCGGCGAACCACTTCTTCTACCTCCTCTCGGAGGGCAGCGGCGCCAAGACCGTCAACGGCGTCAGCTACGACTCGGCGACGTCCGACGGACTGCCGGTGACCGGCATCGGCCGGGACAAGGCCGAGCAGATCTGGTTCAAGGCGCTCACCACGAAGTTCACCTCCACGACGAACTACGCGGCGGCCCGCACCGGCACGCTCGCGGTCGCCGGTGAGCTGTACGGCACGTCGAGCGCCGAGTACAAGTCGGTCGCGGACGCGTGGGCCGGCATCAGCGTCGGCACGCGCCCCGGCGGCAGCGGCGGCACGGTCTACGAGAGCACCGGCGCCGTCGCGATCCCGGACAACGGTGCGGCGGTCACCTCGACCGTCAACGTCACGGGCCGTACGGGCAACGCGCCCGCCGCCCTCCCGGTCGGCGTGGACATCACGCACACCTGGCGCGGTGACCTGGTCGTCGACCTGGTCGCCCCGGACGGGACGGTCTACCCGCTGAAGAGCGCGAGCAGCGGTGACTCGGCGGACGACGTCGTGGAGACGTACAACGTCAACGCCTCGTCGGAGGTGGCCAACGGCGCCTGGAAGCTGCGGGTGCAGGATGTCGCCTCGCAGGACACGGGACGCATCAACAGCGTGAAGCTCACGTTCCCTTGA
- a CDS encoding ABC transporter ATP-binding protein — translation MVDTTVGRRVGAPEGDPFAQDALPAPRGATGALLRSLLRERRGRVVVAALLLLLQQAAVQAGPLLVAYAIDRGVPAFRADDNGPLIAVAVGYLLCAAGAGIFQYAFIRASARVNQDVLLDLRGRIFRHAQALSVDFHERFTSGRLISRSTTDVESLRELLAEGLQELIGVILAFVYISAMLLYLDLGIGGLAVLSFVPLYALVRLYQHRAGGIFAKRSTAIAAVIVKFAETMNGIRPVQAFRREPANDADFHALNHHHERTNGDAILEMARYVVGSRLVANISVAGIVLWGAYRVADGTLALGVLAASVLFLRRLYDPIDRLGMFLNSYQSAAASLEKIAGLLAQTPSVPEAADPRPLPELTGGHPGREVVFDSVSFSYRTGGEVLPRFDLTIPAGQTVAVVGSTGAGKSTLAKLLARFYDPTAGRVLLDGTDLRDLDTPELRRGVVMVTQEAFLFSGTVAENIAIGRPDASRDEIERAAKAIGAHDFISGLPEGYDTDVRKRGGRISAGQRQLVAFARALLADPSVLILDEATSSLDIPGERAVQRAMDTVLNGRTAVVIAHRLSTVEIADRVLVMEHGRIVEDGAPAELIGGVGRFAGLHRAWRDSLA, via the coding sequence GTGGTCGATACGACCGTCGGGCGTCGAGTCGGGGCCCCGGAAGGGGATCCCTTCGCGCAGGACGCGTTGCCCGCTCCTCGTGGAGCCACCGGTGCGTTGCTGCGGTCGTTGTTGCGGGAGCGGCGGGGGCGGGTCGTCGTCGCCGCGCTGTTGCTGCTCCTTCAGCAGGCCGCCGTGCAGGCGGGCCCGTTGCTCGTCGCGTACGCCATCGACCGCGGCGTGCCCGCCTTCCGGGCCGACGACAACGGCCCGCTGATCGCCGTCGCCGTCGGCTATCTCCTCTGTGCCGCCGGAGCCGGGATCTTCCAGTACGCCTTCATCCGGGCATCCGCCCGCGTCAACCAGGACGTGCTGCTCGATCTGCGCGGCCGGATCTTCCGTCATGCCCAGGCGCTCAGCGTGGACTTCCACGAGCGCTTCACCTCCGGCCGGCTCATTTCCCGTTCCACCACGGACGTCGAGTCGCTGCGCGAACTGCTCGCCGAAGGGCTGCAGGAGCTCATCGGCGTCATCCTCGCCTTCGTCTACATCTCGGCGATGCTGCTCTATCTGGACCTCGGCATCGGCGGACTCGCCGTTCTCTCCTTCGTACCGCTGTACGCACTGGTCCGGCTCTACCAGCACCGGGCCGGCGGCATCTTCGCCAAGCGCTCCACCGCCATCGCCGCCGTCATCGTGAAGTTCGCCGAGACGATGAACGGCATCCGTCCCGTTCAGGCGTTCCGCCGCGAGCCCGCCAACGACGCAGACTTCCACGCCCTCAACCACCACCACGAGCGCACCAACGGCGACGCGATCCTCGAAATGGCGCGGTACGTGGTGGGTTCACGCCTCGTCGCGAACATCTCCGTCGCCGGGATCGTGCTGTGGGGCGCCTACCGGGTGGCCGACGGCACGCTCGCCCTCGGGGTGCTCGCCGCGTCGGTGCTGTTCCTGCGGAGGCTGTACGACCCGATCGACCGGCTCGGGATGTTCCTCAACTCCTACCAGTCGGCCGCCGCCTCGCTGGAGAAGATCGCCGGTCTGCTGGCCCAGACCCCGTCCGTGCCGGAGGCGGCGGACCCCCGCCCGCTGCCGGAGCTGACGGGCGGGCACCCGGGCCGGGAGGTCGTGTTCGACTCGGTCAGCTTCTCGTACCGTACGGGCGGCGAGGTCCTGCCCCGCTTCGACCTGACGATCCCGGCCGGCCAGACCGTCGCCGTCGTCGGCTCGACCGGCGCGGGCAAGTCGACACTGGCCAAGCTGCTGGCCCGGTTCTACGACCCCACCGCGGGCCGTGTCCTGCTCGACGGCACCGACCTGCGCGACCTGGACACCCCCGAGCTGCGGCGCGGCGTCGTGATGGTGACCCAGGAGGCGTTCCTCTTCTCCGGCACGGTCGCCGAGAACATCGCGATCGGCCGTCCCGACGCCTCGCGCGACGAGATCGAGCGCGCCGCGAAGGCCATCGGCGCGCACGACTTCATCAGCGGTCTGCCCGAGGGGTACGACACGGACGTACGGAAGCGGGGCGGCCGGATCTCGGCCGGTCAGCGCCAACTGGTGGCCTTCGCCCGCGCGTTGCTCGCCGACCCTTCCGTACTGATCCTGGACGAGGCGACGAGCTCGCTCGACATCCCCGGTGAGCGTGCCGTGCAGCGTGCGATGGACACGGTGCTCAACGGCCGTACGGCGGTGGTCATCGCGCACCGCCTGTCGACGGTGGAGATCGCCGACCGGGTGCTCGTCATGGAACACGGCCGCATCGTGGAGGACGGCGCGCCGGCCGAACTGATCGGCGGCGTGGGCCGGTTCGCGGGCCTGCACCGCGCCTGGCGGGACAGCCTGGCCTGA
- a CDS encoding ABC transporter ATP-binding protein has translation MAIIEVRGLRKAYGGKPAVDGVDFGVEEGEIFGILGPNGAGKTTTVECVEGLRVPDAGTVRVAGLDPVRDHRQVTEILGAQLQESELQAKLTVREALELYSAFYPKPVDWRPLAGRLGLEEKLSTRFAKLSGGQKQRLFIALSLIGGPRVVVLDELTTGLDPRARRDTWRLIEEIRDSGVTVLLVTHFMEEAQRLCDRIAVIDRGKVAALDTPSGLIARSTASTVISFTPSEPLRSEELAALPKAASVETQGGRIVINGTDETVNAVITLLARHRITAHQLRVTEATLDDAFLDLTETAPEPETEPESETAPAPGTATAAAAQPEERV, from the coding sequence ATGGCGATCATTGAAGTCAGAGGTCTGCGCAAGGCCTACGGGGGAAAGCCCGCCGTCGACGGTGTCGACTTCGGCGTCGAAGAGGGCGAGATCTTCGGGATTCTCGGTCCCAACGGTGCGGGCAAGACGACGACCGTCGAGTGCGTCGAGGGCCTCAGGGTCCCCGACGCCGGCACGGTCCGGGTGGCCGGACTCGATCCGGTCCGCGACCACCGGCAGGTCACCGAGATTCTCGGCGCCCAGCTCCAGGAGAGCGAACTCCAGGCGAAGCTGACGGTGCGCGAGGCCCTTGAGCTGTACTCCGCGTTCTATCCGAAGCCCGTCGACTGGCGCCCGCTGGCCGGCCGCCTCGGCCTGGAGGAGAAGCTCTCGACCCGCTTCGCGAAGCTCTCCGGCGGCCAGAAACAGCGCTTGTTCATCGCGCTGTCCCTGATCGGCGGCCCGCGCGTGGTCGTACTGGACGAACTGACCACCGGTCTCGACCCGCGCGCCCGCCGCGACACCTGGCGTCTGATCGAGGAGATCAGGGACTCGGGGGTGACGGTGCTGCTGGTCACCCACTTCATGGAGGAGGCCCAGCGGCTCTGCGACCGGATCGCCGTGATCGACCGGGGGAAGGTCGCCGCGCTCGATACACCGTCCGGGCTGATCGCGCGCTCGACGGCGTCCACCGTCATCTCCTTCACGCCGTCGGAGCCGCTGCGGAGCGAGGAACTGGCCGCGCTGCCCAAGGCGGCGTCGGTGGAGACGCAGGGCGGCCGGATCGTCATCAACGGCACCGACGAGACCGTCAACGCGGTGATCACCCTGCTCGCCCGCCACCGCATCACCGCGCACCAGCTCCGGGTCACCGAGGCGACGCTGGACGACGCGTTCCTCGACCTGACCGAGACCGCCCCCGAGCCCGAGACCGAGCCCGAGTCCGAGACAGCGCCCGCCCCCGGTACGGCCACGGCCGCCGCCGCGCAGCCCGAAGAGAGGGTCTGA
- a CDS encoding ABC transporter ATP-binding protein, whose protein sequence is MPTSEDVPTKDHSDVRNRSAVRSLLRLWPYVRPVRVRLFSAAFVAVLASCMGLVIPLVLKWMVDGPIADGDKGGIWLGALYLLLLGIFEACLFGFRRWLVARPLAGVEAAMRADLYRHLQRLPIAFHDRWPSGQLLSRGTTDLMLLRMFLAFPLTFLLVNATTILVGFLILLMQEWTLGLVLLAPVVPLVILCSVFEAKYSLVARKAQDQVGDLTTVVEESVLGIRIVKGFGRHRSQALAFRALAERLRGTELGKARLLAGIWALIMVIPEVAIGAALVLGTVQVADGHLSTGTLVAFLSTALALRWPVESIGFLLAMSQESATATERYFEVMDTKEETADAEGPAGSAGGEPDGLRFEGVSFRYPDAKADSVPVLAEVDLHIRSGETMALVGATGSGKTTLTALVPRLHEVTGGRITLDGEDITSMPRQRLRELVSVAFEEPTLFSATVGENVRMGAESADDAALLRALDVAQADFVRDLPHGVHTEVGEQGLSLSGGQRQRLALARAVVGRPRFLVLDDPLSALDVHTEALVEAALRRVLEETTALVVAHRPSTVMLADRVALISDGRITAVGTHQELLRSNAEYAWLMSGADAEGDAAREAGSDTVAEAVEGSMR, encoded by the coding sequence ATGCCGACCTCCGAAGATGTACCGACCAAGGACCACTCCGACGTCCGGAACCGCTCCGCCGTGCGCTCGCTGCTGAGGCTGTGGCCGTACGTGCGGCCCGTACGCGTACGCCTGTTCAGCGCGGCGTTCGTCGCGGTGCTGGCCTCGTGCATGGGGCTGGTGATCCCCCTCGTACTGAAGTGGATGGTGGACGGCCCGATCGCGGACGGCGACAAGGGCGGCATCTGGCTCGGCGCGCTGTATCTGCTGCTGCTCGGGATCTTCGAGGCCTGTCTCTTCGGCTTCCGGCGGTGGCTGGTGGCGAGGCCGCTGGCAGGGGTCGAGGCGGCCATGCGGGCGGATCTCTACCGGCATCTCCAGAGACTGCCGATCGCCTTCCACGACCGGTGGCCCTCGGGCCAGCTGCTGTCGCGCGGCACGACGGATCTGATGCTGCTGCGGATGTTTCTGGCCTTTCCGCTGACCTTCCTGCTGGTGAACGCGACAACGATCCTGGTCGGATTCCTGATTCTGCTGATGCAGGAGTGGACTCTGGGGCTGGTGCTGCTGGCGCCCGTGGTGCCGCTGGTCATTCTCTGTTCGGTCTTCGAGGCGAAGTACTCACTGGTCGCGCGCAAGGCGCAGGACCAAGTGGGCGATCTGACGACGGTGGTCGAGGAGAGCGTTCTCGGCATCCGGATCGTGAAGGGCTTCGGCAGGCACCGCAGCCAGGCCCTCGCCTTCCGGGCGCTCGCGGAGCGGCTGCGCGGTACGGAGCTGGGCAAGGCCCGGCTGCTGGCGGGCATCTGGGCGCTGATCATGGTCATCCCCGAGGTGGCGATCGGCGCGGCGCTGGTACTGGGCACGGTCCAGGTCGCCGACGGGCATCTCTCCACCGGCACGCTGGTCGCCTTCCTGTCGACGGCGCTGGCGCTGCGCTGGCCGGTGGAGTCGATCGGCTTCCTGCTGGCGATGAGCCAGGAGTCGGCGACCGCGACGGAGCGGTACTTCGAGGTGATGGACACCAAGGAGGAGACGGCGGACGCGGAAGGGCCGGCGGGGTCGGCGGGCGGGGAGCCCGACGGGCTGCGCTTCGAGGGCGTGTCGTTCCGGTATCCCGACGCGAAGGCCGACTCCGTGCCCGTACTGGCCGAGGTGGACCTGCACATCAGGTCCGGCGAGACGATGGCTCTTGTCGGCGCGACGGGCTCGGGGAAGACGACGCTCACCGCGCTGGTGCCGCGGCTGCACGAGGTGACGGGCGGGCGGATCACGCTCGACGGCGAGGACATCACGTCGATGCCCCGGCAACGGCTGCGGGAGCTGGTGTCGGTGGCCTTCGAGGAGCCGACGCTCTTCTCTGCGACGGTCGGCGAGAACGTCCGGATGGGCGCGGAGAGCGCCGACGACGCGGCGCTGCTGAGGGCGCTGGACGTGGCACAGGCCGACTTCGTCCGGGACTTGCCGCACGGGGTGCACACGGAGGTCGGCGAGCAGGGTCTCAGCCTCTCCGGCGGCCAGCGCCAACGGTTGGCGCTGGCACGGGCGGTGGTGGGCAGACCACGCTTCCTGGTGCTGGACGACCCGCTGTCGGCGCTCGACGTCCACACGGAGGCGCTGGTGGAGGCGGCCCTGCGCCGGGTGCTGGAGGAGACGACGGCGCTGGTCGTGGCGCACCGCCCGTCGACGGTGATGCTGGCGGACCGGGTGGCGCTGATCTCGGACGGCCGGATCACAGCGGTGGGGACGCACCAGGAACTGCTGCGGAGCAACGCGGAGTACGCGTGGCTGATGTCGGGAGCGGACGCGGAGGGCGATGCCGCGCGCGAAGCCGGAAGCGACACGGTGGCGGAAGCCGTCGAGGGGAGCATGCGATGA